From one Geoalkalibacter halelectricus genomic stretch:
- the istA gene encoding IS21 family transposase, translating into MRTIREILRLFFEHNLSQRAIARACAVSPTTVGDYLERVRQSGRDWATLSALDDGSLKTLLSPEEHPVSRKPLPDFETLRLEMKKKGVTLQLLWEEYRAVHPDGYGRTQFCELYRRHGGTLDPVMRFDHKAGEKLFVDFSGDRPSYVDRETGEIVEPELFVAVLGASSRIYAVAVASQQLPDWTRAHIGAFEYFSGVPLCVVPDQLKSGVKTACKYDPEINPVYAELCAHYGVAVIPARPAEPRDKAKVENGVLIAQRRILAALRHRTFFSLAELNAAIAVELEKLNSRPMQGVGKSRNQLFEELDKPALKALPAQRFELHEWKKAKVHIDYHVAVQGAWYSVPYTLIGKEVQVCLTATAVAILFEGKRVASHARTSRKNVYVAVDAHRPHSHQKHLEWTPERMRRWGQSIGAQTGTMIEAIIEQADHPDHAYRKCLGLLRLAKSRGNDRLELACARALKLQAVGYRSVKNLLDKGLEAAELPEPEPGTLPLNHDNVRGSDYYAGGAR; encoded by the coding sequence ATGCGAACGATACGAGAAATTCTACGGCTCTTTTTTGAGCACAACCTGAGTCAGCGGGCGATTGCTCGGGCCTGCGCGGTCTCCCCGACGACCGTCGGCGATTACCTGGAGCGAGTCCGGCAATCGGGCCGGGATTGGGCGACCCTCTCGGCTCTCGACGACGGCTCTTTGAAAACCCTTCTTTCCCCTGAAGAGCATCCCGTTTCCCGCAAACCGCTGCCCGACTTTGAGACCCTGCGCCTGGAGATGAAGAAGAAGGGCGTCACGCTTCAGCTGTTGTGGGAAGAGTATCGGGCCGTCCATCCCGACGGTTACGGGCGCACCCAGTTCTGCGAACTTTACCGCCGCCATGGGGGCACCCTCGATCCGGTGATGCGCTTCGACCACAAGGCCGGGGAGAAGCTTTTTGTTGACTTCTCCGGGGACCGGCCCAGCTATGTGGATCGCGAAACCGGCGAGATCGTCGAGCCGGAACTGTTTGTCGCGGTCCTCGGGGCGAGTTCGCGCATCTATGCCGTGGCGGTTGCCAGCCAACAGCTTCCCGACTGGACGCGGGCGCATATCGGCGCCTTCGAATATTTCAGCGGCGTACCGCTCTGCGTGGTTCCAGACCAGTTGAAATCGGGGGTCAAGACGGCCTGCAAGTACGATCCGGAAATCAATCCGGTCTATGCCGAACTCTGTGCCCACTACGGGGTGGCGGTGATCCCGGCCCGGCCGGCAGAGCCCCGCGACAAGGCCAAGGTGGAGAATGGCGTCCTCATCGCCCAGCGGCGGATTCTGGCGGCCCTGCGCCATCGCACTTTCTTCTCGTTGGCTGAGCTCAATGCGGCGATTGCCGTCGAATTGGAGAAGCTCAACAGCCGCCCCATGCAGGGCGTCGGCAAATCCCGCAACCAGCTCTTTGAGGAGCTCGACAAGCCGGCGCTGAAGGCGCTTCCCGCCCAGCGCTTCGAGTTGCACGAATGGAAGAAGGCCAAGGTCCACATCGACTATCACGTGGCGGTGCAGGGCGCCTGGTACAGCGTACCTTACACCCTGATCGGCAAGGAAGTGCAGGTCTGCCTGACAGCGACGGCCGTCGCCATCCTCTTTGAGGGAAAGCGTGTGGCCTCCCATGCCCGCACCTCCCGCAAGAACGTTTATGTTGCCGTCGATGCTCACCGTCCCCACAGCCACCAGAAGCATCTGGAGTGGACGCCGGAGCGGATGCGCCGCTGGGGGCAGAGCATCGGCGCGCAAACCGGCACCATGATCGAGGCCATCATCGAGCAAGCCGACCATCCCGACCATGCCTACCGCAAGTGTCTGGGGCTGCTGCGGCTGGCCAAGAGCCGCGGCAACGACCGCCTGGAGTTGGCCTGTGCCAGAGCTCTGAAGCTTCAGGCCGTCGGCTACCGCAGCGTCAAGAACCTCCTCGACAAAGGGCTTGAAGCGGCCGAACTGCCGGAACCGGAGCCAGGGACTCTGCC
- a CDS encoding M48 family metallopeptidase, producing MLANVTINIRKKKRKTASIYIERDGTVSVYVPEHLSDEEVAALVEAKQYPICRNLAKWQLLNETKVEREAVNGESFLYRGRNHYLQFSDAVKGIELRDKHFLVEEGKRERLAELFKEFYRDRGKEYLPKRVTHFAAKMGLAPEEVSVLELKNRWASCSVKRPKLNFHWKVMMAPLTVIDYLIVHELAHLKFTKHDAPFWNEVDKVLPDYVKQKEWLKRYGASLGV from the coding sequence ATGCTGGCTAACGTCACCATCAATATCCGTAAAAAGAAACGCAAAACCGCCAGCATCTATATTGAGCGCGACGGTACGGTGTCGGTGTATGTACCGGAGCATCTGAGCGATGAAGAGGTGGCCGCCCTGGTGGAGGCGAAGCAGTACCCCATCTGCCGGAACCTGGCGAAGTGGCAGCTCCTGAATGAGACCAAGGTAGAGCGGGAAGCGGTCAACGGTGAGTCGTTCCTCTATCGGGGGCGGAATCATTACCTACAGTTTTCTGACGCAGTAAAAGGGATCGAGCTGCGCGACAAGCATTTCCTGGTAGAGGAAGGGAAACGGGAGCGACTGGCCGAGCTGTTCAAAGAGTTTTACCGAGACCGTGGCAAAGAATACCTGCCGAAGCGGGTTACCCACTTCGCCGCCAAAATGGGACTGGCACCGGAGGAAGTCTCGGTGCTGGAGCTGAAGAACCGCTGGGCCTCATGCTCAGTCAAGCGACCCAAGCTGAACTTCCACTGGAAGGTGATGATGGCTCCGCTGACGGTCATCGACTACCTGATAGTCCACGAACTGGCACATTTGAAGTTCACCAAACATGATGCTCCGTTCTGGAATGAGGTAGATAAGGTGCTGCCGGATTATGTGAAGCAGAAGGAGTGGCTGAAACGGTATGGGGCATCGCTGGGGGTTTGA